A genomic window from Rhizobium sp. 007 includes:
- the opgC gene encoding OpgC domain-containing protein — MAATPENAIGAERLPQSAVRPARDTRLDVLRGLALITIFINHVPGQIFEYVTTKNFGFSDAAEAFVLISGIAVGLAYGSGFKVGRRLDMAKKAIKRAFTLYLAHMITTFITLALFICGAWLFHRPGLLVEINILAVLMNLTEGIPALLLLGHQIGYNNILPMYGALMLMVPVILLLYSAHPLLALGVSGAVWLLAGIYQIAPHNMLIADYWFLNPLSWQFLFTIGAVGIMHVKRGGKLPEHPILFVLASGYVALSFAWVVGHLWDLGNVLAALGLPPVLTGFDKTFLSLPRLLHVLALSYLVINIPVLSRILRRPSDHALTIIGRHSLNIFVAGTILAMAGQVLLYITNHDQMIGALFVVAGISGQFAYAYHLERKRIDGTVKARSMGRGASVPVAVRVADGRKLYSDK; from the coding sequence ATGGCGGCTACGCCGGAAAACGCCATCGGCGCTGAGCGCTTGCCTCAATCAGCAGTGCGACCGGCGCGCGATACGAGGCTTGATGTTCTGCGTGGCCTTGCCCTCATCACGATTTTCATCAATCACGTTCCCGGCCAGATATTCGAGTATGTGACGACGAAGAATTTTGGCTTCTCCGACGCCGCGGAAGCCTTCGTGCTGATCTCGGGCATTGCGGTCGGACTGGCCTATGGCTCCGGCTTCAAGGTCGGCAGGCGACTAGACATGGCGAAGAAGGCGATCAAGCGCGCCTTCACGCTCTATCTCGCCCATATGATCACGACCTTCATAACGCTCGCGCTGTTCATTTGCGGCGCCTGGCTGTTCCACCGGCCGGGATTGCTGGTCGAAATCAATATCCTCGCCGTCTTGATGAACTTGACGGAGGGAATACCCGCCCTGCTTCTGCTTGGCCACCAGATCGGCTACAACAACATATTGCCGATGTACGGCGCGCTGATGCTCATGGTACCGGTCATCTTGCTTCTTTACTCGGCCCATCCGCTTCTGGCGCTTGGCGTTTCGGGTGCTGTGTGGCTGCTTGCGGGCATCTATCAGATCGCGCCGCACAACATGCTCATCGCCGACTACTGGTTCCTCAATCCACTCTCGTGGCAGTTCTTGTTCACGATCGGCGCCGTCGGCATCATGCATGTCAAGCGTGGTGGCAAGCTGCCGGAACACCCGATTTTGTTCGTGCTGGCTTCCGGCTACGTAGCGCTGTCCTTTGCTTGGGTTGTCGGTCACCTCTGGGACCTCGGCAATGTACTGGCAGCGCTTGGCTTGCCGCCTGTGCTTACCGGTTTCGACAAGACTTTCCTGTCACTGCCGCGGCTGCTGCATGTGTTGGCGCTCAGCTACCTCGTTATCAATATTCCCGTGCTGTCTCGTATCCTGCGCCGTCCGTCGGATCATGCGCTGACCATCATTGGCCGTCACTCGCTGAATATCTTCGTGGCAGGGACAATCCTTGCGATGGCGGGCCAGGTGCTGCTCTACATTACCAATCATGACCAGATGATCGGTGCGCTCTTTGTCGTCGCAGGCATCTCCGGTCAGTTCGCTTATGCCTACCACCTCGAGCGCAAACGCATCGACGGTACCGTGAAGGCCAGGTCGATGGGGCGTGGTGCTTCCGTTCCCGTCGCCGTCCGCGTCGCGGATGGCCGAAAGCTCTATAGCGACAAATAG